Proteins encoded together in one Peribacillus asahii window:
- a CDS encoding YbdD/YjiX family protein, producing MVKKIVNMLRYRKQFISLLVGVPSYETYVEHMKEHHPHEPIKSRKVFFCEVQEERYNAKGGKVSRCC from the coding sequence ATGGTAAAGAAAATAGTCAATATGTTACGTTATCGTAAGCAGTTTATTAGTTTGCTTGTCGGTGTTCCGAGTTATGAAACATATGTGGAACATATGAAAGAACATCATCCGCACGAACCGATTAAAAGTCGTAAAGTATTTTTCTGTGAAGTACAAGAAGAACGATATAACGCAAAGGGTGGCAAAGTATCTCGTTGCTGTTAA
- a CDS encoding ammonium transporter, with protein sequence MQLADSVFMFVATMLVWLMTPGIALFYGGMVRSKNVLSTAMHSYMPMAVISLLWVVIGYSLAFSPGNTFIGGLDWVGLKGVGFEPGPYSDTIPHSLFMLFQMTFAVLTVSIIAGGVAERMKFSAFLIFSILWSLFVYAPVAHWVWGGGWLHAIGTIDFAGGNVVHISSGVAGLVLAIMLGKRKESANSSPHNLPLTFLGASLIWFGWYGFNVGSALTLDEVAMNVFVNTAVAAAAGIIGWLVVENMINKKPTMLGAVSGALAGLVAITPACGFVTPSASIIIGLIGGALCFWAIFSLKSKLGYDDALDAFGLHGIGGTWGGVATGLFATTSVNAGGADGLFYGDASLLWKSLVAIIATYIFVAVVTFIIAKVTSIFVPLRVNEEDESVGLDISLHGEKAYHESI encoded by the coding sequence ATGCAATTAGCAGATTCGGTATTTATGTTTGTTGCTACAATGTTAGTTTGGTTAATGACTCCAGGAATTGCCTTATTCTATGGAGGGATGGTACGAAGTAAAAATGTGCTAAGTACAGCAATGCATAGTTATATGCCAATGGCTGTTATTTCTCTTCTTTGGGTAGTTATTGGATACTCGCTTGCATTTTCTCCAGGAAATACTTTCATCGGTGGACTAGATTGGGTCGGATTAAAAGGGGTAGGTTTTGAACCTGGACCGTATAGCGACACAATTCCTCACAGCTTATTTATGTTATTTCAAATGACCTTCGCGGTTTTAACCGTTTCGATCATCGCCGGCGGCGTTGCTGAGCGTATGAAATTTTCAGCCTTCTTAATTTTTTCAATTTTATGGTCGTTGTTTGTATACGCTCCGGTTGCACACTGGGTATGGGGCGGCGGCTGGTTACACGCAATTGGTACAATCGATTTTGCTGGCGGCAACGTTGTACACATTTCATCTGGTGTAGCTGGTTTAGTATTAGCAATTATGTTAGGGAAACGTAAAGAATCCGCAAATAGTTCTCCGCACAATCTTCCGTTAACATTTCTTGGTGCCTCACTAATTTGGTTTGGTTGGTACGGATTTAATGTAGGAAGTGCTCTTACACTTGATGAAGTAGCTATGAATGTATTTGTAAACACAGCGGTTGCGGCAGCAGCTGGGATTATTGGTTGGTTAGTTGTCGAAAACATGATTAATAAAAAGCCAACGATGCTTGGAGCGGTATCAGGGGCTCTTGCAGGTCTTGTAGCAATCACACCAGCTTGTGGATTTGTCACTCCTTCAGCTTCTATTATTATTGGTCTTATTGGCGGGGCATTGTGCTTCTGGGCTATCTTCTCATTGAAATCGAAATTAGGCTATGATGATGCCTTGGATGCTTTTGGATTACATGGAATTGGCGGAACGTGGGGCGGTGTTGCAACAGGATTATTTGCAACAACTTCTGTAAACGCCGGTGGAGCAGATGGTTTATTCTATGGTGATGCTAGCTTATTATGGAAAAGCTTAGTTGCTATTATCGCTACTTATATATTCGTTGCAGTTGTCACATTCATTATTGCGAAAGTTACTAGTATTTTTGTACCGCTTCGTGTGAATGAGGAAGATGAGTCGGTTGGTCTTGATATTTCTTTACATGGTGAAAAAGCATACCACGAATCAATTTAA
- a CDS encoding P-II family nitrogen regulator: MSEILTKIDIITRPINFEKFKAELAKIGVSGITVSDVKGTSLQKGYIETYRGVNRENSLHDRIKIEIVVCEVPVQDVVDVTRKFLSTGKPGDGKIFIYELANVVKISTGAEGYDALKDEK; the protein is encoded by the coding sequence ATGAGTGAGATATTAACGAAAATTGATATTATTACCCGGCCGATTAATTTCGAGAAATTTAAAGCGGAGCTTGCAAAAATTGGGGTAAGTGGGATTACCGTATCGGATGTGAAGGGTACCAGTCTTCAAAAAGGCTATATTGAAACATATCGTGGAGTCAATCGGGAAAATTCATTACATGATCGAATTAAAATTGAAATTGTCGTTTGTGAAGTTCCTGTTCAAGATGTGGTAGATGTGACAAGAAAGTTTTTAAGTACAGGGAAACCAGGGGATGGGAAAATATTCATTTATGAATTAGCGAATGTAGTGAAAATTAGCACAGGTGCAGAAGGTTATGATGCACTGAAAGATGAGAAGTAA